The DNA sequence ACaaccaaaacaacaacaacaacaaaacaatttgGATAGAATCAGTTCTTGATGCTTGGAGAGATGGAAAATGTGACACAGCAGTGAAAATCAAAATAATCGTCTCATATTTGAAGTGGTCTGTACACATGTCGTGTTTTTACACGATATGAAGggaaaattttacttttatatcaTATTGTAAGTAAAAAAACTTTTATGTGTATCAGAAATACTTATTACATAATGTACTATTTCACATTATAAAATGAATAAACGACAATGTTGATACGTATTACttttaaagcattttaataaaaatcaatGTTGATGCGTAAAACTGTATAACATACCTGTTCCGAATCCCTAAGAAAATCTCTAAATGGTAAACGACAATGTAAACTTAATAAAGAATAGTAATTAAAGTTACTTTAATTGATGGAAGAATAAAAAGAGGTTAGGGTACGTTGAACTTGTTTTATATAAGCGTACATTTTTCTACGATATTacattattaaattaaaatgtcACGAAATGCTGATCTTGCTTTGTGTAAGTTGTTGTGGAAAGCTACTGCCACCTTTGGCCATAACACTGTTAAAGTGGTAACTAATTAATTTCTTATTGGATGATGAGACATGAATGAATATCGGGTCATGGGTGATTAAACCGATGGTGCATGATATGAAATGAAATCTAAGCTTTGGGATGTGAATGTGATATGATAGAATATAGAAAGAGTAGAAAGAACGCAGAGTCAGTACAAACAATAGTAACAGTGGGGTGTCCCTCACTCACAGTACCTTTGTCTATTCCTTCCCATGAAAGGTCCCTTTTAAAACCAAAGATAACCACACATCACTTTAAACACCCCAATTGCAAACAAATACCTCCTATAGTGTTAAAAGAAATTATTGCATGAAACGGGATCACTCTTTCGTAATATAATCACTTTGTATACGTAAATGTAGTTGATATTGTATTCTAAAgtataaagttttattttaaatgaTAATATCACGTGATAATTTTTCAGTAAAACACAATAATTTTCTTCTCTAAttatgcattattttgggcACCAATACTCAATTATGTACATATATGGCCGACTTATCCCCTAATTGAGTTATATGTCGTTCAATTTGCTACAAATACTTCAAAGTATGATCTAGCAATGTTTTTTTGCTTTAAAAATAAGGACAATTAGATCCAAATTACAATTATCCACTCATTTCAGACTTAAAGAGACTATGAAAAATTTTAACCTACTCATTGCCATCATCTAGCAATGTTGGACACTACTATAGCTTGTACGTAAACACCAGTATACCACCCACCCagtgaccaaaaacaaaagggtcTTCTCACTGGTAGCTTCAATTATGctattaattagccaattatgAACAGACATGACAAGGTTAAAACATCATGAGTCCATCAGTAATATtctctaattaataaatttgtctgaaaatgagagagagagagagagagagagagagagagagagagagaggctttaCTAGATCTCATAATCTAGAAGTAGGCagctagctagggttttgaaCAGCTTTGTAGGGATTATGATCGACTTAGAGAGGGATGCAGAAACAAGTTTGTTTTACGGAGACCCATAAACCCAGCAAAGATATCCATTTCGCCAGTTTCAAAGACTGCTGTGTGTCTGTGTGTAACTCAGGAATTTAACGGTCGCgatcacatttttttatttgtcttatTGCTTGTCTGGATATTGATGAACTACTTTCTGCTTGGAACCAGGAGAAACGTACAACtcttttgagagagagagagagaaagagagagagagagagagagagagcgagagagagattGAAGAAAACGTGATCCTGCTTAATTTTCTGGTTTACCCAGCACAGTACTAGAAAACAAAATATAGCTCAACTTTAGATCGTGAAGATTTGGTAGATGTAGTGTTCAAgaatagtgttattcacacactcattttcaTTTCATGCACATCTCTCTCTTAATTTTCAGTCGTTGAATATTCGGTAGGTGTATTGTCTAAGGATAGTGATCCACACACTCATTTTCACTTCTCACACTCTTCTTAATTTTCGAtagtcggatcgaatgaattgaaaaaaaaataaataatcataAATTAATAAAGGTCACTAGTAGACAAAAGCTCATCTATCACGGTCAATGACTGTGGTAGATTACAATCCGCCACGGACATAGTGCCCATTTGTAATCTGAACGTGATAAAAACTCTCAATTTTTATCATGGGTAATGCTCGTTGTCAAATGTGATGTAATCACAGATTGTGATAGATTTGAATCTAACACCACATGCTATGGCCATTGTGAGTTACATATTGACCACATACCATGCTCGTTTTaagaaaaatttcaaaataataataataaaaatattttcttaataaatataaaatattttttatatacaaaattGCACATTTACTTCAAAAAATTCACATATTTCAAATATTACACTAACGCTAGCAACATAACCATAGTAGTAATAGTAAGAAATACCCAACCAATGAGTTATACTACAATTTTAACCAAACATGTACAGACTTTGTTTCAtactttaaaacaaaacttgagTTCTAGTTCCAAACTTGGTGCTCCAATTATATTCGTCTTCTATGCATTCGTCTCTTCAAGAAGACACACATCTCCAACAAGCCAATACACACTTCAAATTTGCAGGTGCTTGTAATGTAAATGTAGTAGTTGATATTTGAGTTATAACCCTTCATAAAGTAGAACCACCAACCACCTAtgagataaaaaggaaaaaaatataaagtttaGAATCAAACTCGTGTCTCAAGGACACTGTAAACAGAAAAATTCAAAACGACCAAGTCAATTAATCAAAATGCAACCAATCGTAATccaagtaataaaaaaaattccaagtATCGAATATccaaataatatatttatatattaattaacaaGTTAATCCTATCATctctacaaaaacaaaaacaaaaattctttgataaattACTGTAATTGATTAGCCAGagacgaaaaataaaaaactgaaggaaaataaaattcGAAGCAAACAAAATTGCTACCAAATTCCTCCAAGAGTGACACCACTCAAGTTTGGTTTCTGCTCTTAAATGCTTGCAGGGAAAAAGACTTTATCAACCAAATATTGTACAgaacactttaaaagaaaaaaaaaattgtaaacccTGAATTTTGGAGAATAAATACCAAAACATAGAGTGAATTTCTAATAAATTAGGGAGCTTGAATAAAAGAAGTTTagatttcaaaattaaaaattttggttagttaaagagagagagagagagagagagagagagagagacctttttttttatataaatacttGTTTAGTTTCTCAGAATAACCATGAAAGGAAAGAAGATGAGGTCAATGAGAGGGAGAGGGTGAATGAAAATCTGTAGATGGCTAACTAAGAACGGTTGGGAAGTTTTGAAGTTGGCGTTGGTGGGAGAGAATAAAAAGGAAGTAAAAAAGATTGAGGAATGATTTCACTTAAATTTTGGGAAGTGTGGGAATATTGTGAAAatataaggatttgaaaatttgggaaattttCTAGTCCCGCCTTCTAAAACTTTTTAAAATAGTGTATAACTGCATCATGTTTAATGTCTGTGgtagataaaaaaaatgttgtatgGCTACTAACAATATTGATCACGGCCAATGTACGTGGTGGTTTAATACTTTCACAACGTGCTGACTAAGACCGTGATAGTAAATTGTTTTATTATAACGGGCTACTACTTGCCCGTTGTAAAATATTGTTATCCACAACATGCTGACTAAGCCCGTGAtaaatattcattttttataaCGGGCACTTAGTGTCCATGATAAAATTGATGTGGCAAATGAACTGATTTCTTGTAGTgggtgtgagaggtaaaaataggtGCGTGACTTAAAAGCcaatcatttaatttaattgtggAATAAATCTAGCAAAGGTATTGTTTGTTATTATTTGTGATAATCAACTATACAAATCCAAGAGCATATAGATCATAATAAATTGGGATTGCAAGCTAATGGATTTATATTGTTTTGACGAATCTTAAATGACATTGTTTGGACCCAATTTTGCACGCATTCAGCTTATATACTCTAAGTTGTTGGATGAGAGAAATATTAAGAATCGGGATTGGTTTCCGGACAAAGGTTGAATCAATCGCATAATCAATCTAGGTTCAGAGTCCTAGTCGAAGATGACGAGACTTGACGGTGATAAAGTTTCAACCAAGAATAATTCAGAGTGTAATCAGAGAATATAACGATTATCATAATTATACCACTCAGCAAGCTTTATGCACCAACAAActtatccctataaatacaaaagCATTGGCAACATGAAGGCCCCTCTAACTtaacaaacaactcaaacacTCTACATAAAAACCCTCAATCTACGACAAACCCTTCTTAAACCCTTGagcaaaatattaactatcatAACCCTCCtaccaacacatcttcaattcAAATAAGTCAACAACACTTTTCAACCGACAACTTCATTAGTTCAGATAAGTGAGCAGCACTAAAGCAGTAGAACTAGGGGGTTTAAGAGCACCTTCAGTTCAGACAAGTGAATAACACTGCTTCTGCTTggttggttatctatccaagtctcagttaGTGAAGAGTTTCTCATCGAAAAGGGTCACTTCATCAACTTCTCAATGAAGTGAAGTGTTTTATGATTAATTACTTTTTGGTGCATTTCGCAGTTCGGCATTCAGGCGGCTAAACAACATTTACCATAAAAACACTCAActcctttgagtacttgtgcCTTACAGCTTGAAACCGATTCGGTGCACCTATACACGAATATAGTCGAGGTAGCCGAGCCTGGTGCAGGAGATCCTAAACTTCATAGTGATTTGGGCAACCCCGTCCTTAGGTTCTAGAACTTAAGGCCAGACGTGTTCCTTTTCTGGTCGTAAGCGCTGAAGCACAGAAATCAGCAACGTATTTGATACCACCACCACATCTATTTTACTCGCCCGATCGAGCATAGTTGCGAGTTGGCACACCTGCATTCACaagaaggacgtagttagctcataaTTACTTGGCATGCGTGCCACAtaggttttgaaaattaatcatGTCTCTAGCTGATCACCAAACACAAAACCTTTATTTTCTGTAGTATCGGCTTGTGTAGCCAAAAGTAATTATTGATGTTTAGCGAAACAATAATAAGAACCTTTGCGCTAAACTAACCAACTAGTCCACATGAAACCATACCAACTAAAATGGTgccattaagaaaaaaaaaattcctagctagtcatattgaaaaaaatttctagtgataggattgtcaattggtcATTGACTGTTcactaagacaagtatgtacTGTGTCTGTGATGGCTTGTTTCATGTCCTTAGTGAcactaaaacatatatatatatatatatatatatgtggtcGAATAGAGGTTGATTTCACCAGACACAATCAAACATGAGCTCTTATGTGTGTATAATAGATATCGATGCACATTCATGTCGAGCTTTTGATCGTTTCAATAATGCAAAGCCAGTCCTTGAATTCAAGACATTGCAGCTATCTACTGAATATCAATGACTACTAGATTCTGCAACATAGCCAAGAGACCTAATCATCTCGCGTGCATCATCAGTAAGAAACTAACAGATCCCACGTCCAATTTTAGAATTACgaattatacaaatggtggaaTACTTAATGTGAATTATGATGGTGacttaaattaattaaagggaacTCTAACTAAAAgctccggtactgttcactttaacgaaaaatcacatttttacactaaatgaTTGATTAATTTTAGGACTTAAACATAATAAATGGGCCTCaaaaaggttttaggttcgattagACCCATTGAGCCAATTCCCATTGAAAGGACTTAAGTCATCAAGTGGTGTAAAACGAAATGAGGCCCAAAAGAAGGCCCAAAGGCACCATGATGGGTTTTAGAGATAAGGAAAGGCCTAAAACCATCATTATGTTGAATAGAGAGTAGATTATAATTTACGATCAATGCTACATTTACCACTTATTTATACTATCATTTGTACCATCTTTCAAATAGAGGTAGGGTTTGTCAACGTATATGAGTCTCATATTTATTAAAGAGTTGGTACAAATGATAGTACAACTAGGTGGTAAGAGTAACATTATTTTATGCTTGCATGGTTGATTTGCTGGGGCTTTCTGGAGACTTCAAGAGGCCGAAGCACTAGTAAAACTAGTCAAGAATCCAGATGTATTCTTATGGAGAACACAGATAAGTGCATGTAAATTTCACGGAAAGGTCGAGGTGGCAGAAAGAGTTTCTAATAAAATGCTTGAAATTGCATGGCTGGAGATTTGTCGCATCCAAGATCGAGAAAGAGAaatgaaaccctagaaaaattGACTgagagtgtaaaaatataggGTTATGTTCATGATACAAGATTTGTGTTGCAAGATTTGGATGAGGAGTACAAGAAGCGGTCTTTGTACTATCACAAGCGAGAAGCTAGCAATTTCCTTTGCTGTGTTGACGAGTAGTAATAAGGATGCTGTTATCAGGATATACAAGAACCTTCGAGCCAGCGGGGACTGTCATTCCTGGATAAAATTTGTCACCAAAGTTATCGAGAGAGATAATCGGCAAGTGATTCCATCATTTTAAGGGTGGTGAATACAATTCATATGTACCCAAGGCTCCGTTGTGCAGTTGTAGTGTATTTCACTGTTGGATCGGCAAGGTTATTGATCTAGTCTTCTGATTGACTGGCTGTAATTGATCACTTTTAAGTTCCCTGTGTCGAAAGACGTGATTGATCTTCATCGGGACAGGGCATTAGTTCTTTCTCTTGTTCTTGAATCGATTGGAATGGATGCATATTCTCAGATTTGACACATTCACGTACTTCAACTACAAAATGATTTGTGTTTCCTAGTTGGAATAGCAAAACTGGTAGTAAACTGTAGAAATCTGTTTAATGTAGAGATTAGCCAATTGCTAATTGATTATACCGCTGTAAAGATGAATTTCGGAGAATAATCATGTTGCGCACACCAAATGTGATTAAATTTTCAAACTGAAGAAGCCCATTGATAAGCAAGTAGGGTACATGAGTGAGCATTCtctacaaggaaaaacaaattcTTCTTTTTGGTTTGTTTCAAATTTTGCGCCATGCGTCCTTCATTGTAATACAATTTGTAACAACATAAGCATTAATCACTGATTGTTCATATCGGATCCCTAAATCAATGATGCTTTGATCTTGAGATATGAATTTGATAGGGTCTTGTACCATAATACATGAGCACCCCAAATAAGCTGTGTAGTTTGGTTTTGACATTTGTCTTTTCTTAAATCCAGATTGCCAAAGCTTTATGAACAGCTTCCATGGCAACAAAATCGAGGTCACTTGTGCACTCAGTTGAACTGTAGAGCTTCTTTTGGCCTCCCCAACAGAGATAATACCGTGGCTGAGATATGCCTCGAGGATAGCCCTGCTTCTTCAAGTTGATCCTGTGGTGCTCCATGATCAATGTATGTATCAGGAAGTACCATTGCTCTCAACTGCAAAGAGAACTCACAAATGTTTAGGGCGGAAGAGATTAGTTACGAAAATCAGTAATGTTATGTTAGTGAATGAGAATTATAGTACCTTGAGCGGTCCATCAAGAATACCACTTAAACTTAGGAAGTGGGATACATGAGATCCAAAACCTCCAATTGAACCTTCTTCCACTGTAATAAGGATCTCATGCTCCCTAGCCAATTGCTTGATTAGTTCGGTATCCAGAGGTTTGCAAAATCGTGCATCGGCTACTGTAACATGTATGTCCCTGGTTTTCAGCTTGTTTGCAGCTTCCACGCATTGTTGAACTATGGAACCATATCCCAAAATCGCAACTCTACTGCCTTCCATCAGTATTCTTCCTTTACCAACCTATTCAATAGTTGTCGATGAATTTCAGCCATCTATTTTGTATAATCacttaataattttgaatttcatttaTACTAACCTCGAGTGGGGTTCCTTTGTTATTAACAGGAAGAAGCGCTCCGATACCATTGCCTCTTGGAAATCTGAAGCAGCTAGGTCTATCATCTATGGCTGCTGCAGTGGCGACCATGTTCATCAGCTCAGCTTCATCAGACGGGGCCATAACCACCATGTTGGGCAAACAAGCCATGTATGTGATATCAAATGCTCCACAATGGGTTGGCCCATCTGCACCAACCAAGCCAGCTCGATCCATTGCAAAGCGAACAGGAAGTTTTTGAAGATCTACATCGTGAATCACCTGTATACACGTTATAAATCATTAGTGTCATATCAAGCAGTGATTTTGTTGAAAACCTACGTTTGAAAAGCAAACCACTATCCCCTATTCTCTTTTATCAGCTCACCTGATCATATCCTCGTTGCAGGAATGATGAGTAGATAGCGCAGAACGGCTTCAGACCTTCGGCAGCTAAACCAGCTGCAAATGTAACAGCGTGTTGCTCGGCGATTCCCACATCGAAGCAACGATCTGGAAACTTCTTCTGGAAATAATTTAGACCAGTGCCACCACCCATTGCTGCATGGATGGCTACAATCTTGTCATCGATTTCAGCTTCTTTTATAAGAGATTCAGCAAAGTACTGAGTATATGTAAGTGTAGGGGATTTGGTCTTAAATTGCTTGCCGGTTTTTGGATCAAACTTGACCACACCTAAAAATACAGGGAAATAAAATAAGGATCATCATAAGAATTCTTATCCGATTACGGGATTATAAAGTTCGACTCATACCGTGCATTTTGTCCGCTGCTGCCTCAGCTGGGGGATAGCCCTTTCCTTTCTCCGTCATGATGTGGATTAAAACTGGCCCCGGCGCCGGCATGGCTTTCACTCTTTGGAAAATGGTGACTAAGTCTGCAACATTATGCCCATCCACTGGACCGATATAATATAACCCAAGCTCCTCAAAGAGAGTGGATCCAGAAGCGCTTATCATTCCCCTTGCGTACTCGTCTACTTTTGCTGCAACTTCATGTGTTTGGCCTCCAATTTTCTTTGTAATGCTCTATGAAAGATATTTTCAGAGTCAGATTATCTGAAATAAGTTGAACAAGTCAGAATAAGAACCATTATTTGCAAGATTAATGGTTTACTTTTGCAGCCTCGCGAAGTTTGCGGAACTGGGTGCTTGCTTGGAGCTTGGTTAGAGCGCTGCTGAGGGCTCCAACGGGAGTTGCAGGGCCATCAAGAGTGGCAGTGGGTAAGGAGACTTGCTTGTTGTCATTCAATATGACGATCAGGTTAGAATCAAGGTATCCTGCGTTATTCATGGCTTCGTATGCTTGCCCTGCAGTCATGGCTCCATCTCCAATCACTGAAATGATATTGTTATTCTTCCCAAGTAGGTCTCTTGCAACTGCCATGCCTGCCATTAAGTTttcaaggaaaaacaaaagtcGGATGAAATTAGCAAAGTATTCATCTACTATCTTGGACATGTATGTTAAGGTCAAGATTGAAATGGGGTTTTGGGAGTGTTAGGTGGTTAAGGTGAGAATTGTTACCTAAACCAGCAGAAATGCTTGTAGAACTGTGGCCTGCACCGAAAGCATCATAAACGCTCTCATCCCTTTTAGGGAAACCGGCAAGACCTGAAGTTTTCCTAACTGTGTGCATCTTGGACCTCCTTCCTGTAAGAATTTTATGAGGATATGCCTGCACAAGTAATTGCCTCTCAGAACTATTGAGTAGATCAGTACAATTTAACGTCTTTCGATCAATTACTGTAAATTAAAACAGTGttttcttttcagttaaatTAGAAATGAAGGTAAATTTCTTGCACCTGATGACCAACATCCCATATGATCTTGTCGTCAGGCGTGTTGAACACATGATGGAGTGCCACTGCCAGTTCCACCACACCTAAGCTTGAACTGAGATGCCCACCTGACTGTGAAACGCTGTAAACGATATCTACTCTCAGCTCTGCTGCAAGTTGTTCAAGATCCTGAAGAAAATAGCAATCATAATTTATGAGAACATAAAAGGACTAAAAATCCAAAACAGGGCTTTCGCGACGAAATTTTACTACATGTAACTCAATATGTTGTTTTAGAAGTGATTTTACTATTTGTGTTGGTAGCCTACCTCTGTGGAGAGATTCTTCATGTGAGCTGGGTATTTGACTGTGTCCAGCAATGGGGTGCCTGGTTTTTCACCGGAGTAATTGATCTTCCATCCATCTTTCTCTTTTCTGATCAACTTGCAGTCCTCACCATCTGAGTTACCAGCAGATGCCTTAACAGACAGCTGccacaaatgataaaaaaaaaaaaaaccattgaaGCATCAGAACAAAAAATTTTCATCAAGAATATATCcgaaacaaaagcaaaaacaaaagaagagctTAATGATATGAAAACATCATGGGAGCTCATTTGCAAGAACACAGCTCAAGAAATATGGACATGAAATATTGTAATTCTACCAAACCTGTTGTCTGCAACTGTGATTCAGTTttggaggtggaggaggaaTGAGGCATGAAGACAGGTACTGATTCGGTCTAACGAATACGCTGAAGACCGCCATGGCTGACCGAATCCAGCTTAGAATcaatgaggaggaggaggaccacGACGACGACGGGAGGAGGTTGTGAGAATTTTAGACAGGGAGGGAGACAAGAAACAGGTTTATACAGTTGGTGATGCCACTTAGTGTGGGAAAATGTATTGTTATTGTTGCattgttttttcaaaaataaattattatttatacaTGAAAAGTATAAAACATATTTTTGGAATAAAATCTAAAATGGCCATGATACAAATCTCTTGtaaacaagaaaataatttccttgaaaaaaaaaagcagataAATAGTTTTCTCTTTTAAGTTTTGACAATTAAGTAGGAGTCCAACCTCTTTTTTACAAGATTACACCCTTGAAGTCTTCACTTTTAGTGTTTCtgtcaaaaaaaatttggtcgGCCTAGTTACTCTCTACAACCTTCTCTACGTAATGTGTTTTATTTGGGCGTTCATTCATAATTGGTGCCGAAATTTCAAAATTAGAGACTAGAAGATAAATGGAAATTTTGAGAGGGTGAATGAAAAAATATTTGTCCATAGAAGGgatttttagtaattttttaaaaacaGAAGATGAGTTTTTGCTCCGTCATTAGAAAAAGTCTTCCtcagaacttttttttttttttcaaaaaaaaatattattcttaaAGAGAGGGGCATAGTTTGaaacttatttttgtttctctcgttctttttcattattattattagtttttttagtcaaaatgatctctgagatttgcataactcaccactttggttcatgagatttgaaatcaatagaagtgatcTCTGAGTTTGTCtatcatcaattattttgatcattccttgaaaaattaaggaccaaatgacaaaaataccctccatttaataaataatgggccaaaatgatttgacaaatattgatgatgtttttgttattttatctttattaatggagattttttaaagaatgaccaaaatgattgataatgGACAAACTTAGAAActacttttattgatttcaagtctcatggaccaaagtgaggatttatgcaaatttcatgaactattttagttaaaaagccttattattattattttacatgcatgtgaaaaacTAATGCGTAACATTAGTAAAAGAAATTAACACACATGAGTACACAAGTCACAAttttaacagaaaaaaaaacaaaagcgaTTACATTGATTCCAATTTTATGATTAAATTTATATTTCAGTTAAAATAGTGTCATTGACTGACAAGAACAAATTAACAATACTATTATGGGATGTTGTTTGTTTTAGTAATTCTATATAATCGTAAAGTTCCATATTCATCCTCCATAGATCTGCAACACAATAACCAGGTCTACAATTGCTTGCTATGCTCGATTTGGAAATAATGTTGCCAACaagaatataaaaagaaaaacacaataaaaatctctaaaaaaaaaaaaaaaaagatatatatgAAATCCAAGCCGTAAGAGGTCAAGGGCCGAGTCCTACCCGACCATGTTTTTGGGCCCTAGAAATTCAATGGGCTTGGCAGGCCCTATGTCAAATACATAAGGCCTTAGCTCAGCCCATATGCCTAGAAAATTCGGCCTATGAGCGGGCCGCCAGCCTGATCCAATTTTATTTGGCCCTTTAATCATTGTATTTTAACCATAAGAATTATTAATGCTGTtaagaattgaacttaaaactttttacttttattaGTTGTCAATTTGGACTACAATATCTGTCTGGTTAATCTTTTACTAtaatattaaaatcaaataatatgttATATTAAGTTGGATTGGAATTAGCTTCGATCCATATCCAAATTCATTAATAATCgaatttggattttatttggATAATTGGATTGGAAGTCACGatccatattttattaattacatCGGATTTAGATCGGATCCGGGCAAAATTCAATGGTGCCCTTTATAAACAGAACTCCTAATTGATGTCCTAAATATCACATCTCCCATATTCAACCATTGTTGTTCAAATGAGATGGGATACCGTGGGTTCAAAACAACTACTTAGGGAGCATCATGCATGCCCTAACGAGTCATCCTCGAGTTCAGATATGCCACTATATAAAGGCATGCTCATTCCCATAAAAAATGCTAGGGGTGCAACTTAAGTGGATTGGAAGGTCAACCCAATCCTAACACAACTTTTACAGTTCGGGTTGGGTTTCATTCAGGTTCATTTGGGCTTGGGTTTAATTAGGTTAGGGTTTACTTGGATTGGGTTCGGATTGCCCaactttttcaagtttaatcTTGTAACAATTTAGTTTCCAAGAAAtcctaaaaaaattaagccaagtagcatcaaagctagctaactttaatttcataaatccatCTACTATAAAGCTTTAGGATTTAGAGACTACAAATATAGGCTGACTAATCAAAGCCTCTTATTTCCTAAAAACTTAAGTAATTATAA is a window from the Pyrus communis chromosome 16, drPyrComm1.1, whole genome shotgun sequence genome containing:
- the LOC137720799 gene encoding probable 1-deoxy-D-xylulose-5-phosphate synthase 2, chloroplastic; its protein translation is MAVFSVFVRPNQYLSSCLIPPPPPKLNHSCRQQLSVKASAGNSDGEDCKLIRKEKDGWKINYSGEKPGTPLLDTVKYPAHMKNLSTEDLEQLAAELRVDIVYSVSQSGGHLSSSLGVVELAVALHHVFNTPDDKIIWDVGHQAYPHKILTGRRSKMHTVRKTSGLAGFPKRDESVYDAFGAGHSSTSISAGLGMAVARDLLGKNNNIISVIGDGAMTAGQAYEAMNNAGYLDSNLIVILNDNKQVSLPTATLDGPATPVGALSSALTKLQASTQFRKLREAAKSITKKIGGQTHEVAAKVDEYARGMISASGSTLFEELGLYYIGPVDGHNVADLVTIFQRVKAMPAPGPVLIHIMTEKGKGYPPAEAAADKMHGVVKFDPKTGKQFKTKSPTLTYTQYFAESLIKEAEIDDKIVAIHAAMGGGTGLNYFQKKFPDRCFDVGIAEQHAVTFAAGLAAEGLKPFCAIYSSFLQRGYDQVIHDVDLQKLPVRFAMDRAGLVGADGPTHCGAFDITYMACLPNMVVMAPSDEAELMNMVATAAAIDDRPSCFRFPRGNGIGALLPVNNKGTPLEVGKGRILMEGSRVAILGYGSIVQQCVEAANKLKTRDIHVTVADARFCKPLDTELIKQLAREHEILITVEEGSIGGFGSHVSHFLSLSGILDGPLKLRAMVLPDTYIDHGAPQDQLEEAGLSSRHISATVLSLLGRPKEALQFN